In Arthrobacter sp. StoSoilB5, one genomic interval encodes:
- a CDS encoding NAD(P)H-dependent glycerol-3-phosphate dehydrogenase, whose amino-acid sequence MTVSESPVPAPDTVAVLGAGSWGTTFAKILADAAASSGVERKIRIWGRRAGVVDQINAEHRNEQYLKDIELPPAVTASTDVAEVLRDAGLVVLAVPAQSLRPQLGEWKRLLAPDAIVVSLMKGLELGTDARMSEVIAQELGIPESRVVVVSGPNLAMEIAREQPTASVVACSDADTAAAIALCCTAPYFRPYTSTDVVGVEIGGIVKNVIALAVGICEGRQMGDNTKASVITRGLAETSRLALALGGEAHTMAGLAGLGDLVATCSSALSRNHTAGRLLGEGLSLEQVAEQMTQTAEGIKSGPAVHELAGKLNVEMPITAAVVAVLEGKMSVDDLGPRLLARALKSEGDY is encoded by the coding sequence ATGACGGTAAGTGAAAGCCCTGTCCCTGCTCCGGACACCGTCGCCGTCCTGGGCGCGGGATCCTGGGGAACCACGTTCGCCAAGATCCTGGCCGATGCCGCTGCCAGTAGCGGGGTGGAGCGGAAGATTCGGATTTGGGGACGCCGCGCAGGGGTGGTTGACCAGATCAATGCTGAGCACCGCAATGAGCAGTACTTGAAGGATATCGAGCTTCCGCCTGCTGTTACGGCATCCACGGATGTTGCTGAGGTCCTGCGGGATGCCGGACTCGTGGTCCTGGCAGTGCCGGCCCAATCGCTTCGGCCCCAGCTGGGTGAATGGAAGCGCCTGCTGGCACCGGACGCAATTGTCGTTTCCCTTATGAAAGGCCTCGAACTAGGGACTGACGCGCGCATGAGCGAGGTCATCGCCCAGGAGCTTGGAATCCCGGAATCCCGCGTGGTGGTGGTTTCCGGACCCAACCTCGCCATGGAGATTGCCAGGGAACAACCCACTGCGTCCGTGGTTGCGTGCAGCGACGCCGATACCGCCGCCGCAATCGCACTCTGCTGCACCGCACCGTACTTCCGTCCCTACACCAGCACCGACGTTGTAGGCGTGGAGATCGGTGGGATCGTCAAGAATGTCATCGCGTTGGCTGTGGGTATTTGCGAGGGCCGCCAGATGGGGGATAACACCAAAGCCTCCGTCATCACGCGCGGACTTGCCGAGACGTCCCGGCTTGCCCTGGCGTTGGGTGGAGAAGCCCACACCATGGCCGGTCTCGCAGGGCTCGGCGACCTTGTTGCGACGTGCTCCTCCGCGCTGTCCCGGAATCACACAGCTGGAAGGCTGTTGGGCGAGGGACTCAGCCTCGAGCAGGTGGCCGAACAGATGACGCAAACCGCTGAAGGCATTAAGTCCGGCCCTGCCGTGCACGAGTTGGCGGGCAAACTGAATGTCGAAATGCCCATTACGGCCGCCGTTGTGGCGGTGCTTGAGGGCAAAATGTCCGTTGATGACCTGGGGCCGCGATTGCTGGCCCGGGCACTGAAGTCCGAAGGCGACTACTGA
- the murA gene encoding UDP-N-acetylglucosamine 1-carboxyvinyltransferase, which yields MSSVLTIRGGVPLTGRVTVRGAKNLVPKAMVAALLGSEPSVLRNVPEIKDVEVVTSLLKLHGVTVVKDPATGDLTLNPKDAKTASSTAIDAHAGDSRIPILLCGPLIHAIGEAFIPDLGGCKIGDRPIDYHLNVLRQFGAVVEKRPGGIHISAPNGLHGAKISLPYPSVGATEQVLLSATRAEGITELSGAATEPEIIDLIAVLQKMGAIISVQTDRTIRIEGVKDLGGYNHRALPDRNETASWASAALVTRGDIFVEGASQRDMMTFLNTYRKVGGGMDIGDDGIRFYHPGGKLSPLVLETDVHPGFMTDWQQPLVVALTQAEGVSIVHETVYENRFGFTDALARMGANIQVHRECLGSVPCRFGQRNFLHSAVISGPTPLRGTDIDIPDLRGGFSHLIAALAATGTSTVTGIDIINRGYERFTEKLAGLGADFDIITTK from the coding sequence ATGAGTAGTGTTCTGACAATCCGCGGTGGCGTCCCGTTGACAGGGCGAGTGACCGTTCGCGGTGCCAAGAACCTTGTGCCCAAGGCCATGGTGGCCGCGTTGCTGGGCAGCGAACCATCAGTGCTTCGGAACGTGCCGGAAATCAAGGACGTGGAGGTTGTCACCAGCCTCCTGAAGCTCCACGGTGTGACTGTGGTCAAGGACCCCGCTACGGGAGACCTAACCTTGAATCCCAAGGATGCCAAGACGGCGTCCAGCACCGCCATTGACGCGCATGCCGGCGATTCGCGCATTCCGATCCTGCTGTGCGGTCCACTGATCCACGCAATCGGAGAGGCCTTCATTCCAGACCTTGGTGGCTGCAAAATTGGCGATCGTCCTATCGACTACCACCTGAACGTCCTGCGCCAGTTTGGTGCCGTTGTGGAAAAGCGCCCTGGTGGCATCCACATCTCCGCGCCCAACGGCCTGCATGGGGCCAAGATTTCCCTTCCGTATCCGTCTGTTGGCGCAACCGAGCAAGTATTGCTGAGCGCTACGAGGGCGGAAGGAATCACGGAGCTCAGCGGGGCAGCAACTGAGCCCGAAATCATCGATCTCATCGCCGTGCTGCAGAAGATGGGCGCCATCATCAGCGTCCAGACCGATCGCACCATCCGTATAGAGGGTGTCAAGGATTTGGGCGGCTATAACCACCGGGCCCTTCCGGACCGCAACGAAACAGCGTCCTGGGCCTCGGCCGCGCTGGTCACCCGTGGCGACATTTTTGTTGAAGGCGCTTCGCAGCGGGACATGATGACTTTCCTGAACACCTATCGCAAGGTGGGGGGCGGCATGGACATTGGCGACGACGGCATCCGTTTCTACCACCCTGGAGGCAAGCTTTCCCCGTTGGTCCTGGAGACGGACGTGCACCCCGGCTTCATGACTGACTGGCAGCAGCCCTTGGTGGTGGCCCTGACCCAGGCCGAGGGTGTGTCCATTGTGCATGAGACGGTCTACGAGAACCGTTTCGGCTTCACGGATGCCCTGGCCCGCATGGGGGCCAACATCCAGGTCCACCGTGAGTGCCTCGGCAGCGTCCCGTGCCGCTTCGGACAGCGGAACTTCCTTCATTCTGCAGTGATCTCCGGTCCGACCCCCCTGCGGGGCACCGATATCGACATCCCGGATCTTCGTGGGGGGTTCAGCCACCTCATCGCAGCACTGGCAGCCACAGGTACATCCACGGTCACTGGCATCGATATCATCAACCGCGGATATGAGCGCTTTACGGAAAAGCTCGCTGGCCTGGGCGCCGATTTCGACATCATCACCACCAAGTAG
- the leuD gene encoding 3-isopropylmalate dehydratase small subunit produces MEAFTTHTGIGVPLRQSNVDTDQIIPAVYLKRITRTGFEDALFAAWRKDESFILNQAPFTSGSVLVAGPDFGTGSSREHAVWALKDYGFKAVLSSRFADIFRGNSGKQGLLAAQVAQDDIELIWKVLENSPGTEVKVDLVSKTVECGNVVAPFEIDDYTRWRLLEGLDDIGLTLQHEEDITAYEATRPTFKPKTLPAKS; encoded by the coding sequence ATGGAAGCATTCACTACCCACACCGGCATCGGTGTTCCGCTGCGCCAGAGCAATGTGGATACCGACCAGATCATTCCGGCGGTCTACCTCAAGCGCATCACGCGCACAGGCTTCGAAGACGCCCTGTTCGCCGCATGGCGCAAGGACGAGTCATTCATCCTAAACCAGGCTCCCTTCACGTCCGGCTCCGTGCTGGTGGCCGGCCCGGACTTCGGGACGGGATCATCGCGCGAGCATGCCGTCTGGGCTTTGAAGGACTACGGCTTCAAAGCTGTCCTGTCTTCCCGGTTTGCCGATATTTTCCGCGGCAACTCAGGCAAGCAAGGACTGCTGGCCGCCCAGGTGGCACAGGATGACATCGAGCTCATCTGGAAGGTCCTGGAGAACAGCCCCGGCACCGAGGTCAAGGTGGACCTGGTCTCCAAGACGGTGGAATGCGGCAATGTCGTGGCTCCGTTCGAGATCGACGATTACACGCGCTGGCGCCTCCTGGAGGGCCTTGATGACATCGGGCTGACTTTGCAGCACGAGGAAGACATCACGGCCTACGAGGCCACACGGCCTACCTTCAAGCCGAAGACGCTCCCGGCGAAAAGCTGA
- the leuC gene encoding 3-isopropylmalate dehydratase large subunit codes for MGKTLAEKVWDAHVVRKGEGEGANAQPDLLFIDLHLVHEVTSPQAFEGLRLAGRKLRRTDLTIATEDHNTPTLDIDKPIADLTSRTQIETLRANCKEFGVRLHSLGDKEQGIVHVVGPQLGLTQPGMTVVCGDSHTSTHGAFGALAMGIGTSEVEHVMATQTLSLKPFKTMAINVEGTLRPGVTAKDIILAVIAKIGTGGGQGYVLEYRGSAIRALSMDARMTICNMSIEAGARAGMVAPDQITYDYMQGRPHAPEGDDWDAAIEYWNTLHTDADAAFDVEVDLDANTLEPFVTWGTNPGQGVSLSAKVPAPEDFGDENAKAAAERALQYMGLEAGTPMKDIRVDTVFLGSCTNSRIEDLRAAADIIRGREKDPNIRMLVVPGSARVRLEAEAEGLDKIFKDFGAEWRFAGCSMCLGMNPDQLEPGERCASTSNRNFEGRQGKGGRTHLVSPVVAAATAVRGTLSSPSDLEPASAGTLTGIAV; via the coding sequence GTGGGAAAGACACTGGCCGAGAAAGTCTGGGACGCGCACGTGGTGCGCAAGGGTGAAGGCGAAGGAGCCAACGCCCAGCCCGACCTTCTTTTCATTGACTTGCACTTGGTCCACGAGGTGACGTCACCGCAGGCCTTCGAGGGGCTGCGCTTGGCTGGCCGCAAGCTCCGGCGCACAGACCTCACCATTGCGACGGAAGACCACAACACTCCCACCCTGGACATTGACAAGCCCATTGCGGACCTGACCAGCCGCACGCAGATTGAGACGCTGCGCGCCAACTGCAAGGAGTTCGGCGTCCGCCTGCACTCGCTGGGGGATAAGGAACAGGGCATCGTGCACGTCGTGGGTCCGCAGCTGGGTCTGACCCAGCCGGGCATGACTGTGGTGTGCGGCGACTCCCACACCTCCACGCACGGTGCCTTCGGCGCGCTGGCCATGGGCATCGGAACCTCTGAGGTCGAGCACGTCATGGCAACCCAGACGCTGTCCTTGAAGCCGTTCAAGACGATGGCGATCAACGTGGAGGGCACGCTGCGCCCGGGCGTCACCGCGAAGGACATCATCCTGGCGGTCATCGCCAAGATCGGTACCGGTGGAGGCCAGGGCTATGTCCTGGAATACCGCGGATCCGCGATTCGGGCCCTGTCCATGGATGCGCGCATGACCATCTGCAACATGTCCATCGAGGCTGGCGCGCGTGCCGGCATGGTTGCTCCGGACCAGATCACCTACGACTACATGCAGGGCCGTCCGCATGCGCCCGAAGGCGATGACTGGGACGCCGCGATCGAGTACTGGAACACCCTGCACACCGACGCCGACGCTGCGTTCGACGTCGAAGTGGACCTCGATGCCAACACCCTGGAGCCGTTTGTCACCTGGGGCACCAACCCCGGCCAGGGCGTTTCCCTCTCGGCCAAGGTTCCGGCCCCTGAGGACTTTGGCGACGAGAACGCCAAAGCCGCCGCGGAGCGCGCGCTGCAGTACATGGGCCTCGAGGCAGGCACCCCCATGAAGGACATCCGTGTGGATACGGTCTTCCTGGGCTCTTGCACCAACTCCCGGATCGAGGACCTGCGTGCTGCCGCTGACATCATCCGCGGCCGCGAGAAGGACCCGAATATCCGCATGCTCGTAGTTCCGGGTTCCGCCCGTGTCCGCCTCGAAGCCGAAGCTGAGGGCCTGGACAAAATCTTCAAGGATTTCGGTGCCGAGTGGCGCTTCGCCGGTTGCTCCATGTGCCTTGGCATGAACCCGGACCAGCTGGAACCGGGGGAGCGCTGCGCATCAACGTCCAACCGCAACTTTGAGGGTCGCCAGGGCAAGGGTGGCCGTACGCACCTTGTCTCTCCCGTGGTGGCTGCTGCGACAGCCGTTCGCGGAACGTTGAGCTCGCCGTCGGACCTTGAACCGGCTTCGGCAGGCACATTGACCGGAATCGCAGTCTAG
- a CDS encoding DUF1697 domain-containing protein: protein MNTYAVFLRGINVGGINIKMAELKSALKAYPFSDVKTLLASGNVVLKSDLSLKDVKAQFEKCLRDSFGYDAWVVVLTSSRVAELVDACPYPADDKTTHSYITLASDRNMLDELFEAGEALGGVEQVRLGPEASAWLSPAGGTLESPFSKLSAKPRYKASTTTRNLRTLVKVRDAASDL, encoded by the coding sequence ATGAACACCTATGCCGTATTCCTCCGGGGCATCAACGTCGGCGGGATCAACATCAAGATGGCCGAGCTGAAATCAGCACTTAAGGCCTACCCGTTCTCTGACGTCAAGACACTGCTGGCCAGTGGAAACGTTGTCCTGAAGAGTGACTTGAGTCTCAAGGACGTCAAGGCCCAGTTCGAAAAGTGCCTGCGTGATTCCTTCGGCTACGACGCCTGGGTTGTTGTCCTCACTTCTTCGCGTGTGGCCGAACTCGTGGATGCCTGCCCGTACCCCGCCGACGACAAGACCACGCACAGCTACATAACGCTCGCCTCTGACAGGAACATGCTGGACGAACTCTTTGAGGCCGGCGAAGCCCTTGGTGGCGTGGAACAGGTGCGGCTTGGACCGGAAGCTTCCGCATGGCTTTCACCCGCCGGGGGAACGTTGGAAAGTCCCTTCAGCAAACTTTCCGCCAAACCGCGCTACAAGGCCAGCACCACAACGCGCAACCTTCGGACCCTTGTCAAAGTCAGGGACGCAGCCTCGGACCTTTAG
- a CDS encoding lysophospholipid acyltransferase family protein has translation MKESAKSRATFMLLAGIARPLMNVLMGKRWEGTGKLPAGGFIAVPNHCTEIDPIVIGHMLYNQKRPPHFLAKAGLFKAPVLGALLRATQQIPVERSTAGANRSLQVAKEVVDAGGAIIIYPEGTLTRDPDLWPMKGHTGAARLALQTGAPVVPMAHWGAHEVFPRYAKRFHVFPRKTVRILVGDPVDLSSFAGRPMDRATLSEATDVIMDAVTGLLATLRGEEAPAERWDPAVHKQAKHGRFVERGSTPAPGGAPEKAAEPAGNEASPGDPESEGGK, from the coding sequence TTGAAGGAATCGGCCAAGAGCCGGGCCACGTTCATGCTCCTGGCGGGCATTGCGCGTCCGTTGATGAACGTCCTGATGGGCAAGAGGTGGGAGGGCACTGGGAAGCTCCCGGCGGGCGGCTTCATCGCCGTACCGAACCACTGCACCGAGATTGATCCGATTGTGATCGGGCACATGCTGTACAACCAGAAGCGTCCACCGCACTTCCTGGCGAAGGCAGGACTCTTCAAAGCCCCTGTGCTGGGAGCTTTGCTGCGGGCGACCCAACAGATTCCGGTTGAACGCTCGACGGCGGGAGCGAACCGCTCGCTGCAAGTGGCCAAAGAGGTGGTGGACGCCGGAGGCGCCATCATTATCTACCCTGAAGGAACCCTGACGCGGGATCCGGACCTGTGGCCCATGAAGGGGCACACGGGTGCTGCCCGGCTCGCGTTGCAGACGGGTGCGCCGGTTGTTCCGATGGCCCACTGGGGTGCGCATGAGGTTTTTCCCAGATACGCCAAACGCTTCCACGTCTTCCCTCGAAAGACCGTCAGGATTCTGGTGGGTGATCCCGTGGACCTGAGCTCCTTCGCGGGCCGGCCCATGGACCGGGCAACCCTGTCTGAAGCTACTGATGTCATCATGGACGCGGTCACCGGACTCCTGGCAACCCTCCGCGGTGAGGAGGCACCCGCCGAACGGTGGGATCCGGCCGTCCATAAGCAGGCCAAGCATGGCCGGTTCGTGGAACGGGGTTCAACTCCCGCACCGGGTGGAGCGCCAGAAAAGGCTGCTGAACCCGCTGGCAACGAAGCTTCTCCTGGGGATCCGGAATCGGAGGGCGGCAAATGA
- a CDS encoding IclR family transcriptional regulator, producing MDNSSGVGVIDKAAQVLDALEAGPTTLAQLVAATGLARPTVHRLALALVHHRLVSRDIQGRFVLGSRLVELASAAGEDRLIASAGPVLIQLRDATGESAQIFRRQGDWRVCVASAERPIGLRDTIPVGTQLSMKAGSAAQVLLAWEDHDRLLEGLQNARFTPTVLAGVRRRGWGQSLGEREPGVASVSAPVRGPSGRVIAAVSISGPIERLTRQPGRLHAEVVCNAARVLTEALRKNND from the coding sequence ATGGACAATTCTAGTGGAGTCGGTGTCATTGATAAAGCGGCCCAAGTACTCGATGCCCTCGAGGCCGGGCCCACGACACTCGCACAGCTTGTAGCGGCTACGGGGCTCGCCCGGCCCACCGTTCACCGGCTCGCGCTGGCCTTGGTCCACCACCGCCTGGTCAGTCGCGACATCCAGGGGCGGTTCGTCCTCGGCAGCCGCCTGGTGGAACTCGCATCCGCGGCTGGTGAAGACCGGCTCATCGCTTCCGCGGGGCCAGTACTTATCCAACTGCGTGACGCTACCGGCGAGAGTGCCCAGATTTTCCGCAGGCAGGGCGATTGGCGCGTGTGCGTTGCCTCTGCGGAGCGGCCGATCGGCCTGCGCGATACCATTCCGGTGGGCACCCAACTGTCCATGAAGGCCGGCTCCGCGGCGCAGGTCCTCCTCGCCTGGGAAGACCACGACCGCCTGCTGGAAGGACTCCAGAACGCCCGCTTTACGCCCACCGTCCTGGCAGGAGTACGACGCCGGGGCTGGGGTCAGAGCCTTGGCGAACGCGAGCCTGGGGTCGCCTCGGTTTCCGCTCCCGTCCGCGGACCCTCCGGAAGGGTCATAGCTGCGGTTTCCATCTCAGGTCCGATTGAGCGCCTAACGCGCCAACCCGGACGGCTGCACGCCGAGGTTGTCTGCAATGCCGCCCGGGTACTTACCGAAGCCTTGCGCAAGAACAACGACTAG